One genomic segment of Hymenobacter psoromatis includes these proteins:
- a CDS encoding LacI family DNA-binding transcriptional regulator yields the protein MGPATLKDIAKELNISVSTVSRALRDSYEINSETKRVVMECAARLHYRPNPIALSLKGGSSSKAIGVIVPQVANYYFSQAIDGIEEVANQRGYDVLIFQTHEAYDREVANLRQALARRVDGLLISLSSETNDVSHLQELQQQGTPIVQFDRVSAALDTPRVVAGNFDGAFAATQHLLQSGRRRIAHLTIQPWLSITQERLAGYRAALAQAGVPYDERLVRFGTLGPGEMGPLVEELLAQRPAPDAFFTASDQLVVGCLAALRQRRVRIPDDVSLIGFTNLTVADLLSPPLSTVVQPATEIGRVAVGQLLDLIEKKHHANPPATLTIPTTLVLRESSVRPAVVA from the coding sequence TTGGGACCTGCCACGCTCAAAGACATTGCCAAGGAGCTGAACATCTCGGTATCGACCGTGTCGCGGGCGCTGCGCGACAGCTACGAAATCAACTCCGAGACCAAGCGGGTGGTGATGGAGTGCGCCGCGCGCCTGCACTACCGCCCCAATCCCATCGCCCTCAGCCTGAAGGGCGGCAGCAGCAGCAAGGCCATCGGGGTGATAGTGCCGCAGGTGGCTAATTATTACTTTTCGCAGGCCATCGATGGGATTGAGGAGGTGGCCAACCAGCGCGGCTACGACGTGCTCATTTTCCAGACCCACGAGGCCTACGACCGCGAAGTGGCCAACCTGCGCCAGGCCCTGGCCCGGCGCGTCGATGGCCTGCTCATCTCGCTAAGCAGCGAAACCAACGATGTGAGCCACTTGCAGGAATTGCAGCAGCAGGGCACGCCCATCGTGCAGTTCGACCGGGTGTCGGCGGCCCTGGACACGCCCCGCGTGGTGGCCGGCAACTTCGACGGGGCGTTTGCCGCCACCCAGCATCTGCTGCAATCGGGGCGGCGGCGCATCGCCCACCTCACCATTCAGCCCTGGCTCAGCATCACGCAGGAGCGCCTGGCCGGCTACCGCGCCGCCCTGGCGCAGGCCGGCGTGCCCTATGATGAGCGCCTGGTGCGCTTCGGCACCTTAGGCCCCGGCGAAATGGGGCCGCTCGTGGAGGAGCTGCTGGCCCAGCGGCCCGCCCCCGACGCCTTTTTCACGGCCAGCGACCAGCTGGTGGTGGGCTGCCTGGCCGCCCTGCGCCAGCGCCGCGTGCGCATCCCCGACGACGTGTCGCTCATCGGCTTCACCAACCTGACGGTGGCCGACCTGCTGTCGCCCCCGCTGAGCACGGTGGTGCAGCCGGCCACCGAAATCGGCCGGGTAGCCGTAGGCCAGCTGCTCGACCTGATTGAGAAGAAGCACCACGCGAACCCGCCCGCTACGCTCACCATCCCGACCACCCTGGTGCTGCGCGAGTCGTCGGTGCGGCCGGCGGTAGTGGCCTAG
- a CDS encoding tagaturonate reductase, protein MSVLSEELVRGGVAAPGVSLPPPALLNLPEKVLQFGTGVLLRGLPDFLVDQANRQGIFNGRVVVVKSTDGGDATAFARQNGLYTVCVRGVEDGQNVSQNVVCASISRVLSAKSQWADVLRVATSPALQIVFSNTTEVGIVLDEADDVRAAPPRSFPGKLLAVLLARYEAFAGAADRGLVIVPTELIPENGTRLHGILRTLAENQVPDPGFLHWLETANSICNSLVDRIVPGAPAAAAAAELAQELGYTDELLTMSEVYRLWAIEGSERVRAVLSFEQADAGIIVQPDINQFRELKLRLLNGTHSLACGLAVLGGVGTVREAMEDDHLLAYIRHLMLADLLPGIPYPLEEQVGQRFGMQVLDRFRNPAVEHRWLAITLNYSAKLRLRVVPDLLHYTKRFGAVPQYVALGFAAYLLFMRGTRQDGGHWYGGAQGQEYLIQDEQAGFFADLWAHRAPIELVQQVLSDVSLWDTDLTALPGFAEAVTRYLLQLQQVGAAATLAAMLNKNQRVAV, encoded by the coding sequence ATGTCTGTTTTATCCGAAGAACTGGTACGCGGCGGGGTAGCCGCGCCCGGCGTTTCCCTACCCCCCCCCGCGCTGCTCAACCTGCCCGAGAAGGTGCTCCAGTTTGGGACTGGCGTGCTGCTGCGCGGCCTCCCCGATTTCCTCGTTGACCAAGCCAACCGCCAGGGCATTTTTAATGGCCGGGTGGTGGTAGTGAAAAGCACCGATGGCGGCGACGCCACCGCCTTTGCCCGCCAAAATGGCCTGTACACGGTGTGCGTGCGCGGCGTGGAAGACGGCCAGAACGTGAGCCAGAACGTGGTGTGCGCCAGCATCAGCCGGGTGCTCTCGGCCAAGAGCCAGTGGGCCGACGTACTGCGAGTGGCCACCAGCCCCGCGCTGCAAATCGTCTTTTCGAACACAACCGAAGTGGGCATTGTGCTCGACGAAGCCGACGATGTGCGCGCCGCGCCGCCACGCTCGTTTCCGGGCAAGCTGCTGGCCGTGCTGCTGGCCCGCTACGAAGCCTTTGCTGGTGCCGCCGATAGGGGCCTGGTCATCGTGCCCACCGAGCTCATCCCCGAAAACGGCACCAGGCTGCACGGCATTCTGCGCACGCTAGCCGAAAACCAGGTGCCCGACCCTGGCTTTCTGCATTGGCTCGAAACGGCTAATAGTATCTGCAACTCGCTGGTAGACCGCATTGTGCCGGGCGCGCCCGCCGCCGCGGCCGCCGCCGAACTGGCCCAGGAGCTGGGCTACACCGACGAGCTGCTGACCATGTCGGAAGTGTACCGGCTGTGGGCCATTGAGGGCAGCGAGCGGGTGCGGGCGGTGCTGAGTTTTGAGCAGGCCGACGCGGGCATTATCGTGCAGCCCGACATCAACCAGTTTCGGGAGCTGAAGCTGCGCCTGCTCAACGGCACCCACTCGCTGGCCTGCGGGCTGGCCGTGCTGGGGGGGGTAGGCACCGTGCGCGAGGCGATGGAAGACGACCACCTGCTGGCCTACATCCGCCACCTGATGCTGGCCGATTTGCTGCCCGGCATTCCCTACCCCCTTGAGGAGCAGGTGGGCCAGCGCTTCGGCATGCAGGTGCTCGACCGCTTCCGCAACCCCGCCGTGGAGCACCGCTGGCTGGCCATCACCCTCAACTACTCGGCCAAGCTGCGGCTGCGCGTGGTGCCCGATTTGCTGCATTACACTAAGCGTTTCGGGGCGGTGCCGCAATACGTGGCGCTGGGCTTCGCGGCCTACCTGCTGTTTATGCGCGGCACCCGCCAGGACGGCGGCCACTGGTACGGCGGGGCGCAGGGCCAGGAATACCTGATTCAGGACGAGCAGGCCGGTTTTTTTGCTGACCTGTGGGCCCACCGCGCGCCCATTGAACTGGTGCAGCAGGTGCTGAGCGACGTGAGCCTGTGGGATACCGACCTCACGGCCCTACCCGGCTTTGCCGAGGCCGTGACGCGCTACCTGTTGCAGCTGCAACAAGTGGGCGCGGCGGCTACTTTAGCTGCCATGTTGAATAAAAACCAGCGGGTGGCGGTTTAA
- a CDS encoding UxaA family hydrolase yields the protein MKHLVAKIHPADNVLVALTDLPIGTPVTWDGLTVTTTEQIPAKHKLALQALQPGDEVTMYGVLVGRMAAPVGQGGLLTTANIKHATELYQEGQHPHSWAPPDVSQFAGRTFMGFHRPDGRVGTANYWLVIPLVFCENRNIQVLEEALVNDLGYARRKSYQPQTQALLELLRAGKSVEEILATDLHSAEMGHQKAKPFPNVDGIRFLSHEGGCGGIRQDAQSLCGLLAGYITHPNVAGATVLSLGCQNAQVSMLQDEIAKRDPHFSKPLFVLEQQKIGTEEALVSTALRQTFAGLMQANQQQRQPAPLSKLTIGLECGGSDGFSGISANPAVGHVSDLLVALGGSVILAEFPELCGVEQEIVNRSVDHETAQRFTSLMKAYGDSAIAVGSGFDMNPSPGNIRDGLITDAMKSAGAARKGGSSPIVAVLDYPELVTKPGLNLLCTPGNDVESTTAEVGSGANVVLFTTGLGTPTGNPIAPVVKISSNTKLAERMPDIIDVNTGTVIDGAETIEQAGARILDYVIQVASGLEVSAVRHGQTDFIPWKRGVSL from the coding sequence ATGAAGCATTTAGTTGCTAAAATTCACCCCGCCGATAACGTGCTCGTCGCCCTCACCGACCTGCCCATCGGCACGCCCGTAACCTGGGACGGGCTGACCGTAACCACCACCGAGCAGATACCGGCCAAGCACAAGCTGGCCCTGCAAGCCTTGCAGCCCGGCGACGAAGTGACCATGTACGGCGTGCTGGTGGGCCGCATGGCCGCCCCCGTGGGCCAGGGCGGCCTGCTGACGACGGCCAACATCAAGCACGCCACCGAGTTGTACCAGGAGGGCCAGCACCCGCACAGCTGGGCCCCGCCCGACGTGAGCCAGTTTGCGGGACGCACGTTCATGGGCTTTCACCGGCCCGATGGGCGGGTAGGCACGGCCAATTACTGGCTGGTTATTCCGCTGGTTTTTTGCGAGAACCGCAACATTCAGGTGCTCGAAGAGGCTTTGGTGAACGACCTGGGCTACGCCCGCCGCAAAAGCTACCAGCCCCAGACCCAGGCCCTGCTGGAGCTGCTGCGGGCCGGCAAGTCGGTAGAGGAAATATTAGCCACCGACCTGCACTCGGCCGAAATGGGCCACCAGAAGGCGAAGCCGTTTCCGAACGTGGACGGCATTCGGTTTCTCAGCCACGAGGGCGGCTGCGGCGGCATCCGGCAGGACGCGCAGAGCCTGTGCGGCCTGCTGGCCGGCTACATTACGCACCCCAACGTGGCCGGGGCCACGGTGCTGAGCCTGGGCTGCCAGAACGCGCAGGTGAGCATGTTGCAGGACGAGATTGCCAAGCGCGACCCGCACTTCAGCAAGCCGCTGTTTGTGCTGGAGCAGCAGAAAATCGGCACTGAGGAAGCCCTCGTGAGCACGGCCCTGCGCCAGACTTTTGCCGGCCTCATGCAGGCCAACCAGCAGCAGCGCCAGCCCGCGCCGCTCAGTAAGCTCACCATCGGCCTCGAATGCGGGGGTAGCGATGGCTTTTCGGGCATTTCGGCCAACCCGGCCGTGGGCCACGTTTCGGACCTGCTGGTGGCGCTCGGCGGCTCGGTCATTCTGGCCGAATTTCCGGAGCTGTGCGGCGTGGAGCAGGAAATCGTGAATCGCTCGGTAGACCACGAAACGGCCCAGCGCTTCACCTCGCTGATGAAAGCCTACGGCGACAGCGCCATCGCGGTGGGCTCGGGCTTTGACATGAACCCCTCGCCCGGTAACATCCGCGACGGCCTCATCACCGACGCCATGAAATCGGCGGGCGCAGCCCGCAAGGGCGGCTCGTCGCCGATAGTGGCCGTGCTCGACTACCCCGAATTAGTCACCAAGCCCGGCCTCAACCTGCTCTGCACGCCCGGCAACGACGTAGAAAGCACCACCGCCGAAGTCGGCTCGGGCGCCAACGTGGTGCTCTTCACCACCGGCCTGGGCACGCCCACCGGCAATCCCATCGCCCCGGTCGTCAAAATCAGCTCCAACACCAAGCTGGCCGAGCGCATGCCCGACATCATCGACGTGAACACCGGCACCGTTATCGACGGCGCCGAAACCATTGAGCAGGCCGGCGCCCGCATCCTAGACTACGTTATCCAGGTAGCCAGCGGCTTGGAAGTGAGCGCAGTAAGGCACGGCCAGACCGACTTTATTCCGTGGAAGCGCGGCGTTTCTTTGTAG
- the uxaC gene encoding glucuronate isomerase encodes MTPFLSDDFLLHSATARQLYHFHAAPQPIIDYHCHLPPDQIAQNRQFENITQVWLYGDHYKWRAMRANGVNERFVTGDASDWEKFEKWAETVPYTVRNPLYNWTHLELRRYFGITELLNKNSARRIYDRCNELLQTPEYAVQSLLRKMNVVTVCTTDDPADSLEYHQALAATDFGTRILPTFRPDKAMTPEAPDYNQYLDRLGAAAGVGIQTYADLQAALRQRHDFFAAQGGRLSDHGLERLYVADYTEAEVAAIFTKARAGQALSAAEVEQFKSAMLIFLAELDWEKGWTQQFHLGALRNNNTRALRQLGPDTGWDSIGDFEQGRALSRFLDRLDTQDKLAKTILYNLNPADNDLFATMIGNFQDGSVAGKMQFGSGWWFLDQKDSMEKQLNALSNMGLLSRFVGMLTDSRSFLSFPRHEYFRRILCNLLGRDVENGELPAEELPWLGELVEKISYGNARDYFGFAPAAAPASAEYFGAN; translated from the coding sequence ATGACTCCCTTCCTCTCCGACGACTTCCTGCTGCACTCGGCCACCGCGCGCCAGCTCTACCACTTTCACGCCGCGCCGCAGCCCATTATTGACTACCACTGCCACCTGCCGCCCGACCAGATTGCCCAAAACCGGCAGTTTGAGAACATCACCCAAGTCTGGCTCTACGGCGACCACTACAAGTGGCGCGCCATGCGCGCTAATGGCGTAAATGAGCGCTTCGTGACCGGCGACGCCTCGGACTGGGAGAAGTTTGAGAAGTGGGCCGAAACGGTGCCCTACACCGTGCGCAACCCCCTCTACAACTGGACGCACCTGGAGCTGCGCCGCTACTTCGGCATCACCGAATTATTGAATAAGAACAGTGCTCGCCGCATCTACGACCGATGCAACGAGCTGCTGCAAACCCCCGAATACGCGGTGCAGAGCCTGCTGCGCAAGATGAACGTGGTGACCGTGTGCACCACCGACGACCCCGCCGACTCGCTGGAATACCACCAGGCGCTGGCGGCCACCGACTTCGGCACGCGCATCCTGCCCACTTTCCGCCCCGACAAGGCCATGACGCCCGAGGCGCCCGACTACAACCAGTACCTCGACCGCCTGGGTGCCGCGGCGGGGGTAGGGATTCAAACCTACGCCGATTTGCAGGCGGCGCTGCGCCAGCGCCACGACTTCTTCGCCGCGCAGGGGGGTAGGCTTTCCGACCACGGCCTGGAGCGGCTCTACGTCGCCGATTATACGGAGGCGGAGGTAGCGGCCATCTTCACCAAGGCCCGCGCCGGGCAGGCGCTGAGCGCCGCTGAGGTAGAGCAGTTTAAGTCGGCCATGCTGATTTTCCTGGCCGAGCTGGACTGGGAGAAGGGCTGGACGCAGCAGTTCCACCTGGGGGCGCTGCGCAACAACAACACCCGCGCCCTGCGCCAGCTCGGCCCCGACACGGGCTGGGACTCGATTGGCGATTTTGAGCAGGGTAGGGCGCTGTCGCGCTTCCTCGACCGACTTGATACCCAGGACAAGCTGGCCAAAACGATTCTCTATAACCTCAACCCCGCCGATAACGACCTGTTTGCCACCATGATTGGTAACTTTCAGGATGGCTCGGTGGCCGGCAAGATGCAGTTTGGCTCGGGCTGGTGGTTTCTGGACCAGAAGGACAGCATGGAAAAGCAGCTCAACGCGCTCAGCAACATGGGCTTGCTGAGCCGCTTCGTGGGCATGCTCACCGACTCGCGCAGCTTCCTCTCGTTTCCGCGCCACGAGTACTTCCGCCGCATCTTATGCAACCTGCTGGGCCGCGACGTGGAAAACGGCGAGCTGCCCGCCGAGGAATTGCCCTGGCTGGGTGAGCTGGTCGAAAAAATCAGCTACGGCAACGCCCGCGACTACTTTGGCTTTGCGCCGGCCGCCGCGCCGGCAAGTGCGGAATATTTTGGCGCTAACTAG
- a CDS encoding sugar kinase, with amino-acid sequence MKQVVTFGEVMMRLSPPLNYRLPQTATLEITYGGGDANVAAALAQMGVPAAHVSAFPANELGHAAANHLRRYGVDTSHCLFTEGHRLGLYFLEVGASLRPSRIIYDRADSAFAHLDPKAFNWEEILKDAGWLHWTGITPAISAAAAQATADAIAAARRLGLTVSADVNYRRNLWQYGQRAQDVMPDLVAGCDIVVCTEGDADDLFGIKAEANSDNGFSSMSQQLTQRFPHIKRVIATRRQTQSASHERICGLLWDQGEFLETPFYDISPVVDRIGGGDSFISGFIYGSNTYESQADALSFATIASALKHTIHGDINLVTPAEVEHLMQGNLTGRLLR; translated from the coding sequence ATGAAGCAAGTCGTCACCTTCGGCGAAGTAATGATGCGGCTCTCGCCGCCGCTGAACTACCGGCTGCCGCAGACCGCTACCCTCGAAATAACCTACGGCGGCGGCGACGCCAACGTGGCCGCCGCCCTCGCCCAAATGGGCGTGCCGGCCGCCCACGTTTCGGCCTTCCCGGCCAATGAGCTGGGCCACGCGGCCGCCAACCACCTGCGCCGCTACGGCGTGGACACGAGCCACTGCCTCTTCACCGAAGGCCACCGCCTGGGATTATATTTTCTGGAAGTGGGTGCCTCGCTGCGGCCCAGCCGCATCATATACGACCGCGCCGACTCGGCCTTTGCCCACCTCGACCCGAAGGCTTTCAACTGGGAGGAGATTCTAAAAGATGCCGGCTGGCTGCACTGGACGGGCATTACGCCCGCCATTTCGGCCGCCGCCGCCCAGGCCACGGCCGATGCCATTGCGGCCGCGCGCCGGCTGGGCCTCACCGTTTCGGCCGACGTGAATTACCGCCGCAACCTGTGGCAGTACGGCCAGCGGGCGCAGGACGTGATGCCCGACCTCGTGGCCGGCTGCGATATCGTGGTGTGTACTGAGGGCGATGCCGACGACCTGTTTGGCATTAAGGCCGAGGCCAATTCGGACAACGGCTTCAGCTCGATGAGCCAGCAGTTGACCCAGCGCTTCCCCCACATCAAGCGCGTGATTGCGACCCGCCGCCAGACGCAGAGTGCCTCGCACGAACGCATTTGCGGCCTGCTGTGGGACCAAGGCGAGTTTTTGGAGACGCCGTTCTACGACATCTCGCCCGTGGTGGACCGCATTGGCGGCGGCGACTCATTCATTTCGGGCTTCATCTACGGTTCCAACACCTACGAGAGCCAGGCCGACGCGCTTTCGTTCGCCACCATCGCCTCGGCCCTCAAGCACACCATTCACGGTGATATCAACCTGGTGACGCCGGCCGAAGTCGAGCACCTTATGCAGGGCAACCTGACGGGGCGCTTGCTGCGTTGA
- a CDS encoding bifunctional 4-hydroxy-2-oxoglutarate aldolase/2-dehydro-3-deoxy-phosphogluconate aldolase codes for MLSSSEVIARTLQAPLVPVFYHADAAYAQSIVRACYAGGVRVFEFTNRGANAFEVFQELAKLIATDCPDLVLGIGTIYTAADAQRFIAAGAAFVVQPVTTADVAAVCQRHDVAWLPGAMTLNEIHAATQLGAQIVKIFPGNFVGSDYIRSLRGPMPTTKLMVTGGVEPTEASLTEWFGAGVNVVGIGSQLFKGVGDPAAITARVAPLMQFLRSKVSGTY; via the coding sequence ATGCTTTCCTCCTCAGAAGTTATCGCCCGCACGCTGCAAGCGCCGCTGGTGCCGGTTTTTTACCACGCCGATGCGGCCTACGCGCAATCAATAGTGCGGGCCTGCTACGCGGGCGGTGTGCGCGTTTTCGAGTTTACCAACCGCGGGGCCAATGCCTTCGAGGTGTTTCAGGAGCTGGCCAAGCTGATTGCCACCGACTGCCCCGACCTGGTGCTGGGCATCGGCACCATCTACACGGCGGCCGATGCCCAGCGCTTCATCGCGGCCGGCGCGGCCTTTGTGGTGCAGCCCGTGACAACGGCCGACGTGGCCGCCGTCTGCCAGCGCCATGACGTGGCCTGGCTGCCCGGTGCCATGACGCTCAATGAGATACACGCGGCCACGCAGCTCGGCGCGCAAATCGTCAAGATATTCCCCGGCAACTTCGTGGGCTCCGATTACATCAGGTCTTTGCGCGGCCCCATGCCCACTACCAAGCTCATGGTGACGGGCGGCGTCGAACCCACCGAAGCCAGCCTCACGGAGTGGTTTGGCGCGGGCGTGAACGTGGTGGGCATCGGTTCACAGCTTTTTAAGGGGGTAGGCGACCCGGCTGCCATTACGGCCCGCGTAGCCCCGCTAATGCAGTTTTTACGGAGCAAGGTGTCTGGCACCTACTAA
- a CDS encoding MFS transporter: MNPILRSSPPGTDTLVIGRYRWTICSLVFFATTINYLDRAVISLLKPYLEKAFDWNSGDYANIEIAFKLAYAVGMIGVGRIVDKLGTKIGYALSTALWSVAAMGHALVSSTLGFGIARGFLGLTEAGNFPAAIKTTAEWFPQRERALATGIFNSGSNVGAIIAPLSVPWMAEHWGWQSAFLVTGALGFVWLVLWMLIYDTPANSTRLSQAEFDYINADIPVGLPAEGVTEEKPKVGWLPLLGFRQTWAFVIGKFITDPIWWFYLFWLPDFLTKQYHLTGTAIALPVAAVYVLSSIGSVGGGYLPLGFMRRGMPAFQARKMAMLVIAFCVFPIVFAQWLGTMNMWLAVLVIGIAAAAHQAWSANIFTTVSDMFPKRAVASVTGIGGFAGGMGGIALTALVQKRLFVHYEAIGRLDHAYFIMFLICGAAYLLAWVLIFALVPRMEPITLDEPTSARG, translated from the coding sequence ATGAATCCCATCCTTCGCAGCTCGCCGCCGGGCACCGACACGTTGGTTATCGGCCGGTACCGTTGGACCATCTGTTCGCTGGTGTTTTTCGCCACCACCATCAACTACCTCGACCGGGCGGTTATCTCGCTGCTGAAGCCGTATCTGGAAAAGGCATTTGACTGGAATTCGGGCGATTACGCCAATATTGAGATTGCCTTTAAGCTGGCTTACGCAGTGGGCATGATTGGGGTAGGACGCATTGTTGACAAACTGGGCACCAAAATCGGCTATGCGCTTTCGACGGCGCTGTGGAGCGTGGCCGCGATGGGCCACGCGCTGGTGAGCAGCACGCTGGGCTTTGGGATAGCGCGGGGCTTTTTGGGGCTGACGGAGGCTGGCAACTTCCCGGCCGCCATCAAGACCACCGCCGAGTGGTTTCCGCAGCGTGAGCGGGCGCTGGCCACGGGCATTTTCAACTCGGGCTCCAACGTGGGGGCCATCATCGCCCCGCTTTCGGTGCCGTGGATGGCGGAGCACTGGGGCTGGCAGTCGGCCTTTCTGGTTACGGGCGCGCTGGGCTTTGTGTGGCTGGTGCTGTGGATGCTCATTTATGACACGCCGGCCAACAGTACCCGCCTGAGCCAGGCCGAGTTTGACTACATCAACGCCGATATTCCGGTGGGCCTGCCGGCCGAAGGCGTAACCGAAGAGAAGCCCAAGGTGGGTTGGCTGCCCCTGCTGGGCTTCCGCCAGACCTGGGCCTTCGTCATCGGCAAGTTCATTACCGACCCTATCTGGTGGTTTTACCTGTTTTGGTTGCCCGACTTTCTGACCAAGCAATACCACCTCACGGGCACGGCCATTGCGCTGCCCGTAGCGGCCGTGTACGTGCTGTCGAGCATCGGCAGCGTGGGCGGCGGCTACCTGCCGCTGGGCTTTATGCGGCGCGGCATGCCGGCCTTCCAGGCGCGTAAGATGGCCATGCTGGTGATTGCGTTCTGCGTGTTTCCAATTGTGTTTGCGCAGTGGCTGGGAACCATGAATATGTGGCTGGCGGTGCTGGTAATTGGCATTGCGGCGGCGGCCCACCAAGCCTGGAGCGCCAACATCTTCACTACCGTATCGGATATGTTTCCGAAGCGGGCGGTGGCCTCGGTCACGGGCATTGGCGGCTTCGCAGGCGGCATGGGCGGCATTGCGCTCACGGCCCTGGTGCAGAAGCGCCTGTTTGTGCATTACGAAGCTATTGGCCGGCTCGACCACGCGTATTTCATCATGTTCCTGATTTGCGGCGCGGCGTATCTGCTCGCCTGGGTGCTGATATTCGCACTGGTGCCGCGCATGGAGCCTATCACGCTTGACGAGCCTACTTCCGCGCGGGGGTAA
- a CDS encoding aldehyde dehydrogenase family protein, translated as MPKIIAPEVEFSKLVADLKQAVPEIFTADGGYLNLLEGKWQEPGQPKPFHSPIDGSDLGSLPMLQHDQALRAVRAAKAEAAAWAATDLDERKRRVQDCLDHLRPHIDLVSKLLIWEIGKTYKLGFNDIDRAVEGVQWYVDNIEGMLGDRKPLGVVSNIASWNYPMSVLMHAVLVQVLCGNSVIAKAPTDGGFISLSLTFAIARRAGLPVTLVSGPGGELSDVLVKDPAVDCLSFVGGRYNGRNIADALASQDKRYMLEMEGVNTYGIWNYSQWDTLADQLTKGYDYGKQRCTAYVRWVVERRLFPEFLETYTKAISSLKIGNPTLVDKAGDKLPDLAFGPVINAHQAEDLDRLYADALKTGAIPFYEGKLDDSLFLPGQDRSAYRAPRALVGLPRQAELYFKEPFGPIDSVVLVDRVEELVGEMNISNGALVTALGSDDEQWATRTGKELRAFKVGINKLRSRGDREEVFGGLGESWKGAFVGGKLLVEAVTQGSHGQPVLGNYPDAILLPEKA; from the coding sequence ATGCCCAAAATCATTGCGCCCGAAGTCGAGTTCAGCAAGCTCGTCGCTGACCTCAAGCAGGCGGTTCCCGAAATCTTTACCGCCGATGGCGGCTACCTCAACCTGCTGGAAGGCAAGTGGCAGGAGCCGGGCCAGCCTAAGCCCTTCCACTCGCCCATCGACGGCTCCGACCTTGGCTCGCTACCCATGCTGCAGCACGACCAGGCCCTGCGCGCCGTGCGCGCCGCCAAGGCCGAAGCCGCCGCCTGGGCCGCTACCGACCTCGACGAGCGCAAGCGCCGCGTGCAGGACTGCCTCGACCACCTGCGCCCACACATCGACTTGGTTAGCAAGCTCCTCATATGGGAAATTGGCAAAACCTACAAGCTGGGCTTCAACGACATTGACCGCGCCGTGGAGGGCGTGCAGTGGTACGTGGACAATATCGAGGGCATGCTCGGCGACCGCAAGCCGCTGGGTGTGGTCAGCAACATTGCCTCCTGGAACTACCCGATGTCGGTGCTGATGCACGCGGTGCTGGTGCAGGTGCTGTGCGGCAACTCGGTGATTGCCAAGGCCCCCACCGACGGCGGCTTTATCTCGCTGAGCCTGACTTTTGCCATTGCGCGCCGCGCCGGCCTGCCCGTGACGCTGGTGAGCGGCCCCGGCGGCGAGCTGAGCGACGTGCTCGTGAAGGACCCCGCCGTGGACTGCCTCAGCTTCGTGGGTGGGCGCTACAACGGCCGCAACATCGCCGATGCGCTGGCTTCGCAAGACAAGCGCTACATGCTGGAGATGGAGGGCGTGAACACCTACGGCATCTGGAACTACTCGCAGTGGGACACCCTGGCCGACCAGCTCACCAAGGGCTACGACTACGGCAAGCAGCGCTGCACCGCCTACGTGCGCTGGGTGGTCGAGCGCCGGCTGTTCCCCGAATTCCTCGAAACCTACACCAAGGCCATCAGCAGCCTCAAAATCGGCAACCCTACCCTCGTGGACAAGGCCGGCGACAAGCTGCCCGACCTGGCCTTCGGGCCCGTTATTAATGCTCACCAGGCCGAGGACCTCGACCGGCTCTACGCCGATGCGCTCAAGACCGGGGCCATCCCGTTCTACGAAGGCAAGCTGGATGACAGCCTCTTCCTGCCCGGCCAGGACCGCTCAGCCTACCGCGCCCCGCGCGCGCTGGTGGGCCTACCCCGCCAGGCCGAGCTGTACTTCAAGGAGCCCTTCGGCCCCATCGACTCGGTGGTGCTGGTAGACCGCGTGGAGGAGTTAGTGGGCGAGATGAACATTTCGAACGGCGCGCTGGTAACGGCCCTCGGCTCAGACGATGAGCAGTGGGCCACCCGCACCGGCAAGGAGCTGCGCGCCTTCAAGGTGGGCATCAACAAGCTGCGCTCGCGCGGTGACCGCGAGGAAGTATTCGGCGGCCTGGGCGAAAGCTGGAAAGGCGCTTTCGTGGGAGGCAAGCTGCTGGTGGAGGCTGTGACCCAGGGCAGCCACGGCCAACCCGTGCTCGGCAACTACCCCGACGCGATTCTGCTGCCGGAAAAGGCGTAG